Proteins encoded by one window of Cloeon dipterum chromosome 4, ieCloDipt1.1, whole genome shotgun sequence:
- the cic gene encoding protein capicua homolog isoform X2 encodes MSENEPGGGVLKPPVRNLPKKRKFDPSELEEDNCSPVTDKGNTRISATVLVSSIPASNEYNPVQGAPIDYSSYYPPSSASHGSVGPLSLQPPPVQISPPAPMPAAHHKTDVAPYTVAKETGPHCCIDLQDFVGHRVLARSKYNPQIYRPGTISNVLMNTGNQAGGVTVTLDRTSINEEPVSLLYGNVFVDSPLDVVSDICPSMSQLSQLSGRFSFAVKDSHPEVRYLSAIICQIYSNPLQVLVEIRMGDATFRRLVKRAHLRILQAPWAEELAHHAENHAEPLSYVTKVPVPLPAPASPLPTSHQNLVPCTPMMYRHSATSPLNNNNPSGPMPIPSVTTAPAILRVASPHAANLSSTASTLTVPVVQNNHQHAEADFRRKQFDEFVDSDDDLRKEDIMFPSEIGNCIIDVKISETGSSKRSSVQSRGSSCCDQINSGGSVTPSRSQTTTPHHYKKGDVVRTQSGIRKKFNGKQWRRLCSREGCNKESQRRGHCSRHLALKNSVTPSSGRESEEPSPIFTSQSNTPNPTPLPGPPASNTNGNGNNGNQVRASALRLNSRNFDAEETEAANIMVSLGTSKPATPEVTQAQQNAHSNFHQSRSPIGASTNLFVPIVSHSDQKPANRLLSPHNVSPVPKQFGNYNNQQNLIRPEIVRPHMLISKVPVQTTAMQNLSQRTHQQLPQQHAPQLPQQQQQTQQQVISENSHPTSTVNSTSTTAPNSNQTSVIRISPSPNVKNWTNEQQVALLNYTINEQNQGQPLLQKALTTQKQLTLYTVQSNKSNPEHSIICVAVQQTDNKHNSDENHVTPKFQPVIVGPTHIVPVVSPETRVSEPNTATAAITYPWTNLVPILPAATANSVLVKPPTASQQNSIANNLTNNKVANAEAHPPLAPPCKPERKNSLVEEKMDIETSAELDDDVFEPEPNSSKEDQVAGDKRRSQSLSALPSPVKGKDRIRRPMNAFMIFSKRHRALVHQRHPNQDNRTVSKILGEWWYALGTDEKTRYHELASEVKEAHFKAHPEWKWCSKDKRKSSSGKNDLSQPSTPKEPLSKEGEEGKEGPMIDLKCAENVNSDSESENETLIENKVFPQQRFSPVASNNGKTPGIGPSTLSKTSQIPTSEPHQQVQVSLLKSQASSQPVGLDAKKEAVPQSPSSQNDNSTTCRPKPIKMSLLLPHRLPSDSSSPTYSPFSPTNLPQPSPTPHKFPYSPQNPAGLSKFQPTGGAFLPTSPKVKTHMQAKSFGQQQQQQPHPQQQSGTVTFVRLLQPMSQASTVPATGTQSVLYSLAAQTSAPSSTAQTVIVTKSLPSPAPAATQKHPQEAKQSKADPETNENGQPFVLAPTPAQLGKAPLQRRKASTASEGSLSNHGSSSGGLLPENQDKEPVPPSPSGSTGSMPISPACKKSFFKKNIEDGMDKVLETVNFEAKFSSLPQFKPHEGKSPSVIPNTSPRVFVQSYRKKSIAEEREESSQPATPHTSNMMLEPLPPPSSNPESANLMPSARLVGQTFFPPDFNPENPFREEDAVAASPRTPKTPRTASGPPNSASNESGDRGHRRVLEQRRILVMELFNNHGFFPSTEATSNFQAEHADLFPTKGALQLKIREVRQRLKASTTIKIPSTPTPGSPAVNQNNQAAAGASANSTPTTSSQNNS; translated from the exons ATGTCAGAGAACGAACCGGGTGGCGGGGTCCTAAAGCCCCCGGTGCGAAACCTGCcgaagaagaggaaatttgACCCGAGTGAATTGGAGGAAGACAACTGCAGCCCGGTCACCGACAAAG GCAATACAAGGATATCGGCGACGGTTCTGGTTAGTTCCATCCCTGCCAGTAATGAGTACAACCCAGTTCAGGGTGCACCGATCGACTACTCCTCATACTACCCACCAAGCTCAGCTAGCCATGGCTCAGTGGGACCTCTGTCACTGCAGCCTCCACCTGTCCAGATTTCACCCCCTGCGCCTATGCCAGCCGCTCACCACAAAACCGACGTGGCCCCTTATACGGTTGCCAAGGAG ACTGGCCCTCACTGCTGCATTGACCTTCAAGATTTTGTTGGCCATCGAGTTTTGGCCAGAAGCAAATACAACCCACAAATTTACCGGCCCGGTACAATATCCAACGTCTTGATGAACACTGGAAACCAGGCGGGAGGGGTAACAGTGACCCTTGACCGCACCAGCATTAACGAAGAACCTGTCAGTCTGCTTTACGgaaatgtttttgttgatA GCCCGCTTGATGTTGTTTCTGACATATGTCCAAGTATGAGTCAGCTCAGTCAGCTGAGTGGAAGGTTTTCCTTTGCTGTAAAAGATAGCCACCCAGAGGTCCGATACCTTTCTGCTATAATTTGTCAG ATATACTCAAATCCATTGCAAGTGTTGGTTGAGATACGCATGGGTGATGCAACATTTAGGCGCCTAGTGAAACGCGCACACCTGCGAATTTTGCAAGCACCCTGGGCAGAGGAGCTGGCTCATCATGCTGAGAACCACGCCGAGCCTTTGTCATATGTGACCAAAGTGCCGGTGCCGCTACCAGCGCCTGCGTCTCCCCTTCCTACTTCGCACCAAAACCTGGTGCCATGCACGCCTATGATGTACCGTCACTCTGCGACTTCGCCcctcaacaacaacaaccctTCAGGCCCAATGCCTATACCTTCAGTCACGACTGCACCAGCCATTCTGCGTGTGGCTTCTCCCCACGCTGCCAACCTGTCATCCACGGCCTCAACTTTGACTGTACCTGTAGTACAAAATAACCACCAACATGCCGAAGCTGATTTCCGGCGCAAGCAGTTTGACGAATTTGTCGACTCAGATGATGATTTGCGGAAAGAAGACATCATGTTTCCTTCAGaaattg GCAATTGTATTATAGATGTGAAAATATCAGAAACAGGGAGTAGCAAACGATCATCTGTGCAAAGCCGTGGCTCTTCCTGCTGTGACCAGATAAACAGTGGTGGTTCTGTCACACCAAGCCGCTCACAGACCACCACACCTCACCACTACAAAAAGGGCGACGTTGTTCGTACTCAAAGTGGCATAAGGAAGAAGTTCAACGGCAAGCAGTGGCGGAGGCTGTGCTCTCGGGAGGGTTGTAACAAGGAATCTCAGCGCAGAGGCCACTGCTCTAGACACTTAGCGCTTAAGAACAGTGTCACGCCATCCTCTGGAAG GGAGTCTGAGGAGCCTTCACCTATCTTCACCAGTCAGTCCAACACGCCAAATCCTACGCCACTGCCAGGACCTCCAGCCAGTAATACTAATGGAAATGGGAACAATGGCAATCAGGTTAGAGCCTCTGCTCTGCGACTGAACAGTAGAAACTTTGATGCAGAGGAAACTGAAGCTGCTAACATCATGG tttcccTGGGAACTTCAAAACCAGCAACACCAGAAGTCACCCAGGCCCAACAAAATGCACACTCCAACTTCCATCAGTCCCGGTCTCCTATTGGGGCTTCTACTAACCTGTTTGTCCCTATCGTGAGCCACAGTGACCAGAAACCAGCCAACAGATTGCTTTCTCCCCACAATGTCAGTCCTGTTCCCAAGCAATTTGGGAATTATAACAACCAACAGAACCTTATCAG GCCTGAGATTGTTCGTCCGCATATGCTTATTTCAAAAGTCCCTGTACAAACAACAGCGATGCAAAATCTGTCACAAAGAACACATCAGCAGTTGCCACAGCAGCATGCGCCACAACTGCctcaacagcaacaacaaactCAGCAACAAGTGATCTCAGAAAATTCTCATCCCACATCCACAGTTAACTCAACTTCAACCACTGCCCCAAACTCGAACCAAACAAGTGTAATTAGGATCAGTCCTAGTCCAAACGTGAAGAACTGGACCAACGAGCAGCAAGTTGCTTTGTTGAATTACACCATTAATGAG CAAAATCAAGGCCAGCCTTTGTTGCAGAAGGCACTGACAACTCAGAAGCAACTGACTCTGTATACTGTTCAGTCCAACAAGTCCAACCCTGAGCACTCGATTATTTGCGTAGCTGTGCAGCAGACTGACAACAAACATAACTCTGATGAGAATCACGTCACACCCAAATTCCAGCCAGTAATCGTTGGACCAACACACATTGTACCAGTTGTCTCCCCAGAAACGAGAG TTTCAGAGCCGAACACTGCCACAGCTGCTATTACATACCCGTGGACCAATTTGGTTCCTATCTTACCGGCCGCTACTGCAAATTCTGTACTTGTGAAACCACCAACGGCGAGCCAGCAAAATAGCATTGCCAATAACTTGACAAACAACAAAGTTGCCAATGCAGAAGCGCACCCTCCACTTGCTCCACCTTGCAAACCAGAG CGGAAAAATTCTCTTGTTGAGGAAAAGATGGACATCGAGACCAGTGCCGAGTTAGATGATGATGTGTTTGAGCCTGAACCAAACAGCAGCAAAGAAGATCAAGTAGCTGGTGATAAACGACGATCTCAAAGTCTCTCTGCTCTACCAAGTCCAGTGAAG GGCAAAGATAGAATACGACGTCCGATGAATGCTTTTATGATATTTAGCAAGAGACACAGAGCTCTTGTGCATCAACGCCATCCAAACCAAGATAACAGGACTGTCAGTAAAATTTTAGGTGAATGGTGGTATGCATTGGGAACTGATGAGAAAACGCGATATCATGAGCTCGCTTCAGAG GTTAAAGAGGCACACTTCAAAGCTCATCCTGAGTGGAAGTGGTGCTCAaaagacaaaagaaaaagttCTTCTGGAAAGAATGATCTTAGTCAGCCAAGCACACCCAAAGAACCTTTGTCCAAGGAAGGTGAAGAAGGCAAAGAAGGTCCAATGATTGATCTAAAATGTGCTGAGAATGTCAACTCTGACTCAGAATCAGAAAATGAAACTCTGATTGAAAACAAAGTGTTTCCACAGCAAAG GTTCAGTCCTGTTGCTTCAAACAACGGCAAGACTCCAGGAATCGGGCCAAGTACTTTATCAAAAACTTCGCAAATCCCTACTAGTGAGCCTCACCAGCAAGTACAAGTTTCACTTTTGAAAAGCCAGGCGTCCTCTCAGCCTGTAGGGCTAGATGCAAAAAAAGAGGCAGTGCCTCAGTCGCCCAGCTCTCAAAATGATAACTCCACAACTTGCAGACCGAAGCCAATTAAAATGAG TTTACTCCTACCTCACAGATTGCCTTCTGACAGCTCAAGCCCAACGTACAGTCCATTCAGCCCAACTAACTTGCCTCAGCCATCGCCGACGCCACACAAGTTCCCATACTCTCCACAAAACCCAGCTGGcctttcaaaattccaacCCACTGGTGGTGCTTTCCTGCCTACTAGCCCAAAGGTCAAGACTCACATGCAGGCCAAGTCGTTTgggcagcagcaacaacaacagccaCACCCACAGCAACAATCAGGAACAGTAACATTCGTGAGATTGTTGCAACCAATGTCCCAAGCTTCGACAGTTCCTGCTACTGGCACGCAGAGCGTGCTTTACAGTTTAGCTGCACAAACATCGGCTCCCAGCTCCACGGCACAGACTGTCATTGTGACCAAGAGTCTGCCATCGCCAGCTCCTGCTGCTACTCAAAAGCATCCCCAAGAG GCAAAGCAATCAAAGGCTGATCCTGAAACCAATGAAAATGGGCAGCCTTTTGTGTTAGCTCCAACGCCGGCTCAACTTGGCAAAGCTCCGTTGCAAAGACGCAAag CTTCTACAGCTTCTGAAGGTTCGCTCAGCAACCATGGTTCTTCATCGGGTGGCTTGCTTCCTGAAAACCAAGATAAAGAACCGGTTCCTCCAAGCCCAAGTGGCTCAACAGGCTCGATGCCTATTTCCCCAGCTTGCAAGAAGAGtttctttaagaaaaatatagagGATGGAATGGACAA GGTGCTTGAGACGGTCAACTTTGAAGCAAAGTTTTCATCTTTACCGCAGTTTAAACCACACGAGGGAAAGTCTCCCAGTGTCATCCCTAACACCAGTCCAAGGGTGTTTGTACAG AGTTATCGGAAGAAATCGATTGCTGAAGAAAGGGAAGAGAGCAGTCAGCCTGCCACACCACATACAAGTAACATGATGCTGGAGCCACTTCCGCCACCTTCATCAAATCCTGAAAGCGCGAATTTAATGCCGTCAGCCAGACTTGTCGGTCAAACTTTCTTCCCGCCAGATTTCAATCCTGAAAACCCATTCAGAG AAGAGGATGCAGTAGCTGCCAGTCCTCGAACGCCAAAGACACCTAGGACCGCCTCAGGACCACCCAACTCAGCAAGCAATGAGTCGGGAGATAGAGGGCATAGACGCGTTCTGGAGCAACGAAGAATTTTGGTCATGGAGCTCTTCAATAATCATGGATTTTTCCCATCAACTGAAGCCACTTCCAATTTCCaa GCTGAACATGCTGACTTGTTCCCCACCAAGGGTGCTctccaattgaaaattagagaGGTGAGGCAGAGGCTTAAGGCCAGCACGACCATCAAGATACCTAGTACACCAACACCAGGCAGTCCAGCTGTCAATCAGAATAATCAGG CAGCTGCAGGAGCTTCAGCCAATTCAACGCCGACAACTAGTAGCCAAAACAACTCTTAG
- the cic gene encoding protein capicua homolog isoform X7: MSENEPGGGVLKPPVRNLPKKRKFDPSELEEDNCSPVTDKGNTRISATVLVSSIPASNEYNPVQGAPIDYSSYYPPSSASHGSVGPLSLQPPPVQISPPAPMPAAHHKTDVAPYTVAKETGPHCCIDLQDFVGHRVLARSKYNPQIYRPGTISNVLMNTGNQAGGVTVTLDRTSINEEPVSLLYGNVFVDSPLDVVSDICPSMSQLSQLSGRFSFAVKDSHPEVRYLSAIICQIYSNPLQVLVEIRMGDATFRRLVKRAHLRILQAPWAEELAHHAENHAEPLSYVTKVPVPLPAPASPLPTSHQNLVPCTPMMYRHSATSPLNNNNPSGPMPIPSVTTAPAILRVASPHAANLSSTASTLTVPVVQNNHQHAEADFRRKQFDEFVDSDDDLRKEDIMFPSEIDVKISETGSSKRSSVQSRGSSCCDQINSGGSVTPSRSQTTTPHHYKKGDVVRTQSGIRKKFNGKQWRRLCSREGCNKESQRRGHCSRHLALKNSVTPSSGRESEEPSPIFTSQSNTPNPTPLPGPPASNTNGNGNNGNQVRASALRLNSRNFDAEETEAANIMVSLGTSKPATPEVTQAQQNAHSNFHQSRSPIGASTNLFVPIVSHSDQKPANRLLSPHNVSPVPKQFGNYNNQQNLIRPEIVRPHMLISKVPVQTTAMQNLSQRTHQQLPQQHAPQLPQQQQQTQQQVISENSHPTSTVNSTSTTAPNSNQTSVIRISPSPNVKNWTNEQQVALLNYTINEQNQGQPLLQKALTTQKQLTLYTVQSNKSNPEHSIICVAVQQTDNKHNSDENHVTPKFQPVIVGPTHIVPVVSPETRVSEPNTATAAITYPWTNLVPILPAATANSVLVKPPTASQQNSIANNLTNNKVANAEAHPPLAPPCKPERKNSLVEEKMDIETSAELDDDVFEPEPNSSKEDQVAGDKRRSQSLSALPSPVKGKDRIRRPMNAFMIFSKRHRALVHQRHPNQDNRTVSKILGEWWYALGTDEKTRYHELASEVKEAHFKAHPEWKWCSKDKRKSSSGKNDLSQPSTPKEPLSKEGEEGKEGPMIDLKCAENVNSDSESENETLIENKVFPQQRFSPVASNNGKTPGIGPSTLSKTSQIPTSEPHQQVQVSLLKSQASSQPVGLDAKKEAVPQSPSSQNDNSTTCRPKPIKMSLLLPHRLPSDSSSPTYSPFSPTNLPQPSPTPHKFPYSPQNPAGLSKFQPTGGAFLPTSPKVKTHMQAKSFGQQQQQQPHPQQQSGTVTFVRLLQPMSQASTVPATGTQSVLYSLAAQTSAPSSTAQTVIVTKSLPSPAPAATQKHPQEAKQSKADPETNENGQPFVLAPTPAQLGKAPLQRRKASTASEGSLSNHGSSSGGLLPENQDKEPVPPSPSGSTGSMPISPACKKSFFKKNIEDGMDKVLETVNFEAKFSSLPQFKPHEGKSPSVIPNTSPRVFVQSYRKKSIAEEREESSQPATPHTSNMMLEPLPPPSSNPESANLMPSARLVGQTFFPPDFNPENPFREEDAVAASPRTPKTPRTASGPPNSASNESGDRGHRRVLEQRRILVMELFNNHGFFPSTEATSNFQAEHADLFPTKGALQLKIREVRQRLKASTTIKIPSTPTPGSPAVNQNNQAAAGASANSTPTTSSQNNS; the protein is encoded by the exons ATGTCAGAGAACGAACCGGGTGGCGGGGTCCTAAAGCCCCCGGTGCGAAACCTGCcgaagaagaggaaatttgACCCGAGTGAATTGGAGGAAGACAACTGCAGCCCGGTCACCGACAAAG GCAATACAAGGATATCGGCGACGGTTCTGGTTAGTTCCATCCCTGCCAGTAATGAGTACAACCCAGTTCAGGGTGCACCGATCGACTACTCCTCATACTACCCACCAAGCTCAGCTAGCCATGGCTCAGTGGGACCTCTGTCACTGCAGCCTCCACCTGTCCAGATTTCACCCCCTGCGCCTATGCCAGCCGCTCACCACAAAACCGACGTGGCCCCTTATACGGTTGCCAAGGAG ACTGGCCCTCACTGCTGCATTGACCTTCAAGATTTTGTTGGCCATCGAGTTTTGGCCAGAAGCAAATACAACCCACAAATTTACCGGCCCGGTACAATATCCAACGTCTTGATGAACACTGGAAACCAGGCGGGAGGGGTAACAGTGACCCTTGACCGCACCAGCATTAACGAAGAACCTGTCAGTCTGCTTTACGgaaatgtttttgttgatA GCCCGCTTGATGTTGTTTCTGACATATGTCCAAGTATGAGTCAGCTCAGTCAGCTGAGTGGAAGGTTTTCCTTTGCTGTAAAAGATAGCCACCCAGAGGTCCGATACCTTTCTGCTATAATTTGTCAG ATATACTCAAATCCATTGCAAGTGTTGGTTGAGATACGCATGGGTGATGCAACATTTAGGCGCCTAGTGAAACGCGCACACCTGCGAATTTTGCAAGCACCCTGGGCAGAGGAGCTGGCTCATCATGCTGAGAACCACGCCGAGCCTTTGTCATATGTGACCAAAGTGCCGGTGCCGCTACCAGCGCCTGCGTCTCCCCTTCCTACTTCGCACCAAAACCTGGTGCCATGCACGCCTATGATGTACCGTCACTCTGCGACTTCGCCcctcaacaacaacaaccctTCAGGCCCAATGCCTATACCTTCAGTCACGACTGCACCAGCCATTCTGCGTGTGGCTTCTCCCCACGCTGCCAACCTGTCATCCACGGCCTCAACTTTGACTGTACCTGTAGTACAAAATAACCACCAACATGCCGAAGCTGATTTCCGGCGCAAGCAGTTTGACGAATTTGTCGACTCAGATGATGATTTGCGGAAAGAAGACATCATGTTTCCTTCAGaaattg ATGTGAAAATATCAGAAACAGGGAGTAGCAAACGATCATCTGTGCAAAGCCGTGGCTCTTCCTGCTGTGACCAGATAAACAGTGGTGGTTCTGTCACACCAAGCCGCTCACAGACCACCACACCTCACCACTACAAAAAGGGCGACGTTGTTCGTACTCAAAGTGGCATAAGGAAGAAGTTCAACGGCAAGCAGTGGCGGAGGCTGTGCTCTCGGGAGGGTTGTAACAAGGAATCTCAGCGCAGAGGCCACTGCTCTAGACACTTAGCGCTTAAGAACAGTGTCACGCCATCCTCTGGAAG GGAGTCTGAGGAGCCTTCACCTATCTTCACCAGTCAGTCCAACACGCCAAATCCTACGCCACTGCCAGGACCTCCAGCCAGTAATACTAATGGAAATGGGAACAATGGCAATCAGGTTAGAGCCTCTGCTCTGCGACTGAACAGTAGAAACTTTGATGCAGAGGAAACTGAAGCTGCTAACATCATGG tttcccTGGGAACTTCAAAACCAGCAACACCAGAAGTCACCCAGGCCCAACAAAATGCACACTCCAACTTCCATCAGTCCCGGTCTCCTATTGGGGCTTCTACTAACCTGTTTGTCCCTATCGTGAGCCACAGTGACCAGAAACCAGCCAACAGATTGCTTTCTCCCCACAATGTCAGTCCTGTTCCCAAGCAATTTGGGAATTATAACAACCAACAGAACCTTATCAG GCCTGAGATTGTTCGTCCGCATATGCTTATTTCAAAAGTCCCTGTACAAACAACAGCGATGCAAAATCTGTCACAAAGAACACATCAGCAGTTGCCACAGCAGCATGCGCCACAACTGCctcaacagcaacaacaaactCAGCAACAAGTGATCTCAGAAAATTCTCATCCCACATCCACAGTTAACTCAACTTCAACCACTGCCCCAAACTCGAACCAAACAAGTGTAATTAGGATCAGTCCTAGTCCAAACGTGAAGAACTGGACCAACGAGCAGCAAGTTGCTTTGTTGAATTACACCATTAATGAG CAAAATCAAGGCCAGCCTTTGTTGCAGAAGGCACTGACAACTCAGAAGCAACTGACTCTGTATACTGTTCAGTCCAACAAGTCCAACCCTGAGCACTCGATTATTTGCGTAGCTGTGCAGCAGACTGACAACAAACATAACTCTGATGAGAATCACGTCACACCCAAATTCCAGCCAGTAATCGTTGGACCAACACACATTGTACCAGTTGTCTCCCCAGAAACGAGAG TTTCAGAGCCGAACACTGCCACAGCTGCTATTACATACCCGTGGACCAATTTGGTTCCTATCTTACCGGCCGCTACTGCAAATTCTGTACTTGTGAAACCACCAACGGCGAGCCAGCAAAATAGCATTGCCAATAACTTGACAAACAACAAAGTTGCCAATGCAGAAGCGCACCCTCCACTTGCTCCACCTTGCAAACCAGAG CGGAAAAATTCTCTTGTTGAGGAAAAGATGGACATCGAGACCAGTGCCGAGTTAGATGATGATGTGTTTGAGCCTGAACCAAACAGCAGCAAAGAAGATCAAGTAGCTGGTGATAAACGACGATCTCAAAGTCTCTCTGCTCTACCAAGTCCAGTGAAG GGCAAAGATAGAATACGACGTCCGATGAATGCTTTTATGATATTTAGCAAGAGACACAGAGCTCTTGTGCATCAACGCCATCCAAACCAAGATAACAGGACTGTCAGTAAAATTTTAGGTGAATGGTGGTATGCATTGGGAACTGATGAGAAAACGCGATATCATGAGCTCGCTTCAGAG GTTAAAGAGGCACACTTCAAAGCTCATCCTGAGTGGAAGTGGTGCTCAaaagacaaaagaaaaagttCTTCTGGAAAGAATGATCTTAGTCAGCCAAGCACACCCAAAGAACCTTTGTCCAAGGAAGGTGAAGAAGGCAAAGAAGGTCCAATGATTGATCTAAAATGTGCTGAGAATGTCAACTCTGACTCAGAATCAGAAAATGAAACTCTGATTGAAAACAAAGTGTTTCCACAGCAAAG GTTCAGTCCTGTTGCTTCAAACAACGGCAAGACTCCAGGAATCGGGCCAAGTACTTTATCAAAAACTTCGCAAATCCCTACTAGTGAGCCTCACCAGCAAGTACAAGTTTCACTTTTGAAAAGCCAGGCGTCCTCTCAGCCTGTAGGGCTAGATGCAAAAAAAGAGGCAGTGCCTCAGTCGCCCAGCTCTCAAAATGATAACTCCACAACTTGCAGACCGAAGCCAATTAAAATGAG TTTACTCCTACCTCACAGATTGCCTTCTGACAGCTCAAGCCCAACGTACAGTCCATTCAGCCCAACTAACTTGCCTCAGCCATCGCCGACGCCACACAAGTTCCCATACTCTCCACAAAACCCAGCTGGcctttcaaaattccaacCCACTGGTGGTGCTTTCCTGCCTACTAGCCCAAAGGTCAAGACTCACATGCAGGCCAAGTCGTTTgggcagcagcaacaacaacagccaCACCCACAGCAACAATCAGGAACAGTAACATTCGTGAGATTGTTGCAACCAATGTCCCAAGCTTCGACAGTTCCTGCTACTGGCACGCAGAGCGTGCTTTACAGTTTAGCTGCACAAACATCGGCTCCCAGCTCCACGGCACAGACTGTCATTGTGACCAAGAGTCTGCCATCGCCAGCTCCTGCTGCTACTCAAAAGCATCCCCAAGAG GCAAAGCAATCAAAGGCTGATCCTGAAACCAATGAAAATGGGCAGCCTTTTGTGTTAGCTCCAACGCCGGCTCAACTTGGCAAAGCTCCGTTGCAAAGACGCAAag CTTCTACAGCTTCTGAAGGTTCGCTCAGCAACCATGGTTCTTCATCGGGTGGCTTGCTTCCTGAAAACCAAGATAAAGAACCGGTTCCTCCAAGCCCAAGTGGCTCAACAGGCTCGATGCCTATTTCCCCAGCTTGCAAGAAGAGtttctttaagaaaaatatagagGATGGAATGGACAA GGTGCTTGAGACGGTCAACTTTGAAGCAAAGTTTTCATCTTTACCGCAGTTTAAACCACACGAGGGAAAGTCTCCCAGTGTCATCCCTAACACCAGTCCAAGGGTGTTTGTACAG AGTTATCGGAAGAAATCGATTGCTGAAGAAAGGGAAGAGAGCAGTCAGCCTGCCACACCACATACAAGTAACATGATGCTGGAGCCACTTCCGCCACCTTCATCAAATCCTGAAAGCGCGAATTTAATGCCGTCAGCCAGACTTGTCGGTCAAACTTTCTTCCCGCCAGATTTCAATCCTGAAAACCCATTCAGAG AAGAGGATGCAGTAGCTGCCAGTCCTCGAACGCCAAAGACACCTAGGACCGCCTCAGGACCACCCAACTCAGCAAGCAATGAGTCGGGAGATAGAGGGCATAGACGCGTTCTGGAGCAACGAAGAATTTTGGTCATGGAGCTCTTCAATAATCATGGATTTTTCCCATCAACTGAAGCCACTTCCAATTTCCaa GCTGAACATGCTGACTTGTTCCCCACCAAGGGTGCTctccaattgaaaattagagaGGTGAGGCAGAGGCTTAAGGCCAGCACGACCATCAAGATACCTAGTACACCAACACCAGGCAGTCCAGCTGTCAATCAGAATAATCAGG CAGCTGCAGGAGCTTCAGCCAATTCAACGCCGACAACTAGTAGCCAAAACAACTCTTAG